In Leptospira hartskeerlii, a single window of DNA contains:
- a CDS encoding SMP-30/gluconolactonase/LRE family protein, which yields MYDIGDWLGAAINYSGKKVGTSEFYVDCPTFVSSVSFVFPKEGIVNTKKILLLSAAFITIFIIGFALKPSPIQPIAYQPPVDTGLIGAFQENKALESAELIALGKIHGPEDIEPDDEGNIYSASEDGKVYLISKDGEMKAHAFTGGRPLGMKLLGDGSIVVADAIKGLLKIGKDGKVEVLSTESEGVPFKFTDDLDVAKDGTVYFSDASDKYGSAEYLYDLMESVPHGRLLKYDPHTKKTTTLMKDLFFPNGVALSKNEDFLVLNETYKYRIHRYWIKGPKAGTSEIWAENLPGFPDNISSDRKGHFYLALFTVRNNMVDKILHPRPWTKSLVAKLPKFLWPKPQPYGFAVILDEDGIVEASFQEPKGKHLKEITSVKRKGEYIYLGSLHNDRIGKFKLPPELIKE from the coding sequence ATGTACGATATCGGCGATTGGTTGGGAGCCGCAATCAATTATTCTGGTAAGAAGGTGGGAACCTCAGAATTTTACGTTGACTGCCCGACCTTCGTAAGTAGCGTCTCATTCGTTTTCCCTAAGGAGGGAATCGTGAACACGAAAAAAATCCTCCTGCTCTCTGCAGCGTTCATTACTATTTTCATAATAGGTTTTGCACTCAAACCTTCTCCTATTCAACCGATCGCCTACCAACCTCCTGTCGATACAGGTTTGATCGGTGCCTTCCAAGAAAACAAAGCTTTGGAATCCGCAGAGCTAATCGCGCTCGGAAAGATACATGGTCCGGAAGATATCGAACCCGATGACGAAGGTAATATCTACTCCGCGAGTGAAGATGGTAAAGTGTATCTTATCTCCAAAGACGGAGAGATGAAAGCACACGCATTCACGGGAGGGCGACCTCTTGGGATGAAATTATTAGGAGATGGTTCCATTGTAGTTGCGGATGCGATCAAAGGACTATTAAAGATCGGCAAAGATGGAAAGGTAGAAGTTTTGAGCACTGAATCGGAAGGTGTTCCTTTCAAATTTACGGATGATTTGGATGTCGCTAAAGACGGGACTGTCTATTTTTCAGATGCGAGCGATAAATACGGCTCAGCAGAATATTTGTATGATCTAATGGAGTCAGTTCCTCATGGTCGCTTATTAAAATACGATCCTCATACAAAAAAGACCACTACTCTTATGAAGGACCTTTTTTTCCCGAACGGTGTGGCGCTTTCCAAAAACGAAGATTTTCTAGTATTAAACGAAACTTATAAATATAGGATCCATAGGTATTGGATCAAAGGACCTAAAGCAGGAACAAGCGAGATCTGGGCAGAGAATCTTCCCGGTTTTCCCGACAATATTTCCTCGGATAGAAAAGGTCACTTCTATCTAGCGTTATTTACCGTTCGTAATAATATGGTGGATAAGATCTTACATCCGCGTCCTTGGACAAAATCTCTGGTTGCTAAATTACCTAAATTTCTTTGGCCTAAGCCTCAGCCGTACGGTTTCGCGGTGATTTTGGACGAAGACGGAATTGTAGAAGCAAGTTTCCAAGAGCCTAAGGGAAAACATTTAAAAGAGATTACCTCCGTAAAAAGAAAAGGGGAGTATATCTATCTTGGAAGTCTTCATAACGATAGAATTGGAAAATTTAAACTCCCTCCCGAATTAATAAAAGAATAA
- a CDS encoding Crp/Fnr family transcriptional regulator, giving the protein MKISEDMVNKHGLRFKESAVIFDENEPADQMYLILSGKVGIHKKVKEAFKLLIELKEGDMFGEMALVDRKPRSARAIAKTDVLLFAITESVFYNLIQTNPSFSLKMVKMLSSRLRETNQTIASLLKGDRKNIVTSALVTFAQTRGEQEDGQYKVHLAAFMKWAILRVGLEHTDLVSAINLLVKDKMVEQPKNDPSHILIRDTFFKYTLDQ; this is encoded by the coding sequence ATGAAGATCTCAGAAGATATGGTAAACAAACACGGCCTCCGCTTTAAGGAATCCGCTGTTATTTTCGATGAGAACGAACCTGCCGATCAAATGTATCTGATCCTTTCAGGAAAAGTGGGAATCCATAAAAAAGTAAAAGAAGCATTCAAACTTCTAATAGAACTGAAAGAAGGGGATATGTTCGGTGAGATGGCGCTGGTAGATCGCAAACCAAGAAGCGCAAGAGCCATCGCAAAAACCGACGTATTATTATTTGCGATCACCGAGAGCGTATTCTATAACCTAATCCAAACCAACCCTTCTTTCTCTTTAAAGATGGTAAAAATGCTTTCTTCCAGATTAAGAGAGACCAACCAAACCATAGCTAGTCTTTTAAAAGGAGACAGAAAGAATATTGTTACTTCCGCACTTGTCACTTTCGCACAAACGAGAGGGGAACAAGAAGATGGGCAATACAAGGTACATTTGGCTGCGTTTATGAAATGGGCAATCTTAAGAGTTGGATTGGAACATACGGACTTGGTATCCGCGATCAATCTTTTAGTGAAAGACAAGATGGTCGAACAACCTAAAAACGATCCCAGCCATATATTGATACGGGATACGTTTTTTAAATACACATTGGACCAGTAA
- a CDS encoding acyltransferase family protein yields the protein MAEQSSPAKQSRLDYLDNLRSFALLLGLAFHVAIVYAAIIIYPLRNNDRSIAFDVFGEWVHLFRMPMFFVLSGYFTEKIYLSKTLKEFLRLRALRIILPLIPGIILFAPMQYYVNALQEGYQENYFKFLWEEFLLKNPAPSHLWFILYLALYTFLYLGVRPATSRIGALILPSSRYGEEGSRKRSSVKWETLLIAGIWCTIWTCGINYFFLKDEKYFNIEPVQFIYDFSFFLFGSFLIGKENTIIKGKTDLFEIILLGSLSLIFFGLFYWVSTIDPYWSYFGYTGFGMRILHIFLKCLGGWIWIAFFIRLFQLFFNKSGKLSSYLRESSLPVYLIHHPISLGIGFLVVSTSLSIWIKFSLHIILVYALTFLVYHLIIRDSNFWLTVLGNKGISFKRNK from the coding sequence TTGGCTGAACAAAGCTCACCGGCCAAACAAAGCAGGCTGGACTATTTAGACAACCTCAGATCGTTTGCCTTATTATTAGGATTAGCGTTCCATGTGGCGATCGTGTATGCCGCAATCATCATATATCCATTACGAAATAATGATAGATCAATAGCATTTGATGTGTTCGGAGAGTGGGTGCATCTTTTTAGAATGCCCATGTTCTTCGTTCTTTCCGGATACTTTACTGAAAAAATTTATCTTTCTAAAACGTTAAAAGAATTCTTAAGACTAAGAGCATTAAGGATCATTCTTCCTCTGATCCCAGGGATCATATTATTCGCACCGATGCAATACTATGTAAACGCATTGCAAGAAGGTTATCAAGAAAACTATTTCAAGTTTTTATGGGAAGAATTCTTACTCAAGAATCCGGCTCCTTCTCACCTTTGGTTCATACTATATTTAGCATTATATACATTTTTGTATTTGGGTGTCCGCCCGGCAACCTCTAGGATCGGAGCACTCATACTTCCTTCTTCCAGATATGGAGAAGAAGGATCCCGAAAAAGATCCAGCGTAAAATGGGAAACGTTATTAATCGCAGGGATTTGGTGTACGATTTGGACCTGTGGAATTAATTACTTTTTTCTAAAGGACGAAAAATATTTTAATATAGAACCGGTGCAGTTCATCTACGATTTCAGCTTTTTCTTATTCGGAAGTTTTTTGATCGGAAAAGAAAATACGATCATAAAAGGAAAAACGGATCTTTTCGAGATCATTCTACTCGGGTCTTTATCTCTTATATTTTTCGGACTATTTTATTGGGTGAGCACAATCGATCCATACTGGTCTTATTTCGGATATACCGGGTTTGGAATGAGAATACTTCATATTTTTCTAAAATGTTTGGGCGGATGGATCTGGATCGCATTTTTCATCCGACTCTTCCAACTCTTCTTTAACAAATCGGGGAAACTCAGTTCTTATTTAAGAGAATCCAGTTTGCCTGTATATCTCATCCACCATCCAATTTCTCTCGGGATAGGATTTTTGGTCGTAAGCACAAGCCTTTCTATCTGGATCAAATTTTCACTTCATATCATTTTGGTATATGCTCTCACCTTCTTAGTGTATCATTTGATCATCCGAGATTCCAACTTCTGGCTGACTGTCCTTGGAAATAAAGGGATCAGTTTTAAGAGAAATAAATAA
- a CDS encoding response regulator, which translates to MSVRTRPKIFLIDDHPIVRSGLESEIKASGDYEYCGSASSIREGTKMMSFARPDLLICDVSLQDENGIRELDSIRKKFPEMKIVFLTMHRDWSYLQEAISAGADGYILKSDSMESIMASIKKVLNRGKVFPGEIANFSYDEKHIREVAEIVKKLTKRESQVLNFLSKGKLNREIAEELKLSVRTVEAHRASIFKKLEVDNMVELTRILVQLKSLDPN; encoded by the coding sequence ATGTCCGTCCGAACCCGTCCTAAAATATTCTTAATAGACGATCATCCCATTGTTCGTTCCGGATTGGAATCCGAGATCAAGGCCTCCGGGGATTATGAATATTGCGGTTCTGCCTCTTCCATAAGAGAAGGTACCAAAATGATGAGCTTTGCCAGGCCGGACCTTCTGATCTGCGATGTTTCCCTACAAGATGAAAATGGGATCAGAGAGCTGGATTCTATCCGTAAAAAATTCCCAGAGATGAAGATCGTATTTTTGACGATGCATAGGGATTGGTCCTATCTGCAAGAAGCAATCTCTGCAGGCGCAGATGGTTATATCCTAAAAAGCGATTCTATGGAATCTATTATGGCTTCCATTAAAAAAGTATTAAATAGGGGCAAAGTATTTCCTGGAGAGATCGCAAACTTCAGCTACGACGAAAAACATATCAGAGAAGTAGCCGAGATCGTTAAAAAACTTACCAAAAGAGAAAGCCAAGTCTTGAACTTTTTGTCCAAGGGAAAATTAAACAGGGAAATCGCAGAAGAATTAAAACTCAGCGTTAGAACTGTCGAAGCTCATAGAGCATCCATATTCAAAAAATTAGAAGTGGATAATATGGTAGAATTGACTAGAATTTTAGTCCAACTCAAATCCTTAGATCCAAATTAA
- a CDS encoding sensor histidine kinase, with translation MEHSSAKNGILDLSKHSFEDGKIVPLDGEWEFYWEEFISSGDFSDPKFKSKRKFVTVPSVWSEGFSKDQNSSGHGYATYRLKIKLGERKQNLALKIPDLGTSYILYANGKKIASVGEIGKSKEDARAKYELKISLVSDSENLELVFHVSNFQNRWGGVWNSIQLGELENVLKNVQRRRDLEWALVLIAATMSFYNVFFYFFRRNESAHILFAFHCFLIMIRSLTNGDSRLAYEFLQGISWELPNRLEYISVYASGPTLYAFLYRYCKTDFWRRFGHYICIPYYIAVFIVLFFPNAYYTLTLLPIALYMPLVTMPIWLVLLAIGLKRRIEGGPILFAGYVVISLATLNDIMLFLGFWKGTYLIQYGEVALILGYSILISKIFSEAFQRSDTLGTKMKSLVFSTREIMQSSSYDKAADTALKILHESGKEQTVYVYLEEPNSSVWKRYSISSLGDLETVEVYKYDVQDLLGLDPSSLAEPMIQNNRLIVSVQDEQLYKLIFDLPFERYSDDSQVDWVRGIADALAFSVRNIARQDREKLAMIGELSAEIVHDLGHPIAMIRQNLKNIGSRKGKSKAGLLFQAEKEVDALTNLTLDILDFSKNRIILDLQNVDIKTYFKEIFEDLGTFFQSTKMKLIFKINAKGSIRLDPLRIRRLIFNLAKNAAEATDEKGIFSIRVEKEEDVTYLIFEDNGEGFSKDMEKYIFDSGFGSKKPYGTGLGLSIIRKIVSAHGGEILVSSEEGKGTRFTILLRS, from the coding sequence TTGGAACATTCTTCTGCGAAGAATGGAATTCTAGATTTAAGTAAACATTCTTTCGAAGACGGTAAGATCGTCCCTTTGGATGGAGAATGGGAATTTTATTGGGAAGAATTTATTTCATCAGGTGACTTCTCGGATCCAAAATTCAAATCCAAAAGAAAGTTTGTAACAGTTCCTTCCGTTTGGTCGGAAGGATTTTCAAAAGATCAAAATTCCTCTGGCCATGGCTACGCTACCTACCGACTTAAAATTAAGTTGGGAGAAAGAAAACAAAACCTAGCTCTCAAAATTCCTGACCTTGGAACTTCTTATATACTTTATGCAAATGGAAAGAAGATAGCAAGCGTGGGAGAGATCGGAAAATCGAAAGAAGACGCAAGAGCAAAGTATGAATTAAAAATTTCTTTAGTTTCCGATTCGGAAAATTTGGAGTTGGTATTTCATGTTTCCAATTTTCAAAACAGATGGGGAGGAGTTTGGAATTCCATTCAGTTGGGAGAATTGGAAAATGTTCTGAAGAATGTACAAAGGCGAAGAGACTTGGAATGGGCCTTGGTATTAATTGCGGCCACAATGTCTTTTTATAATGTATTCTTTTATTTTTTCAGAAGGAACGAATCCGCTCATATATTATTTGCATTTCATTGTTTTCTGATCATGATCCGTTCTTTGACAAACGGTGATTCCAGGTTAGCTTACGAATTTTTGCAGGGAATTTCTTGGGAATTGCCCAATCGTTTAGAATATATCAGTGTGTATGCTTCCGGGCCGACTTTGTACGCGTTCTTGTATAGATACTGTAAGACCGATTTTTGGAGAAGGTTTGGTCACTATATCTGTATTCCTTATTATATTGCAGTCTTTATCGTATTATTTTTTCCGAATGCATATTATACTCTCACACTTCTTCCCATCGCATTATATATGCCTTTGGTCACTATGCCAATTTGGTTGGTCCTACTCGCAATCGGTTTGAAAAGAAGGATAGAAGGAGGGCCCATTCTATTTGCTGGTTATGTGGTGATCAGTTTAGCTACCTTGAACGATATTATGCTCTTTTTGGGATTTTGGAAGGGTACCTATCTGATCCAATACGGAGAAGTTGCACTTATACTTGGATATTCCATTCTGATCTCTAAAATTTTCTCAGAAGCATTCCAACGTTCAGATACGTTGGGAACCAAAATGAAATCTCTTGTGTTCTCCACTAGAGAGATCATGCAATCTTCTTCTTATGATAAGGCTGCGGATACTGCCTTAAAGATCCTGCATGAAAGCGGAAAGGAACAAACCGTTTACGTATATTTAGAAGAACCGAATTCATCGGTTTGGAAAAGATACTCCATCTCTTCTTTAGGAGATTTGGAAACCGTCGAAGTTTATAAGTATGATGTGCAGGACCTTTTAGGTTTGGACCCTTCTTCTCTTGCTGAGCCTATGATCCAAAATAACAGGCTGATTGTATCCGTTCAAGATGAGCAACTCTATAAATTGATCTTTGATCTTCCTTTCGAAAGGTATTCGGATGATTCTCAAGTCGATTGGGTGAGGGGAATTGCTGATGCACTTGCGTTTTCAGTGCGTAATATTGCGAGGCAGGATAGAGAAAAGCTTGCGATGATCGGAGAACTTTCTGCTGAGATCGTTCATGATTTGGGGCATCCGATCGCGATGATCCGTCAAAATCTGAAAAATATCGGGTCCCGAAAAGGGAAATCTAAAGCCGGTCTTCTATTTCAGGCGGAGAAGGAGGTGGATGCACTTACGAATCTTACCTTAGATATATTAGATTTTTCTAAAAATCGGATTATCTTGGATCTGCAGAATGTGGATATTAAAACCTACTTTAAGGAAATTTTCGAGGACCTGGGAACTTTTTTTCAATCTACTAAGATGAAACTGATCTTTAAGATTAATGCAAAAGGAAGCATTCGTCTAGATCCTTTACGTATTAGGAGATTGATATTTAATCTGGCTAAAAATGCTGCGGAAGCTACTGATGAAAAAGGGATCTTTTCGATTCGGGTTGAAAAAGAGGAGGATGTTACTTATCTGATCTTCGAAGATAATGGAGAAGGTTTCAGCAAGGATATGGAAAAATATATTTTCGATTCAGGATTCGGGAGTAAAAAACCGTATGGAACAGGACTCGGGCTTTCTATTATCCGTAAAATCGTATCCGCTCATGGAGGAGAGATACTAGTTTCTTCCGAAGAAGGGAAGGGGACCAGGTTTACTATATTACTTCGTTCTTAA